The following nucleotide sequence is from Coffea eugenioides isolate CCC68of chromosome 3, Ceug_1.0, whole genome shotgun sequence.
TATAGCTTCCTGGAACAAATTTGTTATTGTTCtgaaattcttgtttctttggAGTTCTTTGATTTTGGTCTTTTGTTTTTATGGGGATGGTTGTGAGGGGAGgctactttcttttttcttaatttttgttttacttgtgttgtttgtttgtttgttcaGTTGTTTTCACTTGTTGTCGGGATTATGGGTAAACAAAAATAGTTTCTTGAAATTCCGAAGTCGAGTTTAAATTTACTTGCCATTTTCTATGTAACTTGTAAAACAGCTGGACCGTGGCATAGTGTTTCCTAGGAAATCCAAtcaagtttttgttttttttgttttttgaaaagCCCAATCAAGAATTGAATTACACGACACCATGCCTTGCTTGCTCCATTTTTCCAGATTAAACAAAAATATGGGTATCACTACTATTTTATATTAAATGCCAGAAATTAATCATGCCGTCCAATTCCACTTTCTTTCTCTGGCAACTTGACTCATACTTTTCAAGTAGAAGAATATTTTTGGTGTATTTTTGTGATGTTGCAATGATTTCGATTCCAAGCATAGTCTGCAAATTGTCTAATGatttctagttttcttttgtAACCTTTTTCAGTAGCGTAGGGCTCAGTGCTCACATATTCTACACAGTACCTTGTTAAATCAGTTTAATTAATGGAAAGTACTAATACTACAGCAGGAAGTATCACCACGGACTTCTGGAAGGCTCTCTCACAGCAGTGGACCTCTCAATGGTGGCCAGAGCTGTGGCTCTCTTTCTGACAGCCCTCCTGTCTCTCCTTCTGAAATTGACGACAAGGTCTGGTCTTTCTCTTCATGCTACATGTACTAGTAACATTTATATTTGTATACGGGACTTTCTGCAAAATCCCAGACGGGCTCAGCTTatattttcttgcctttttttttgggtgtgtGTAAATTGTAAAGCACGAGTTCTGAAACTACAGAATAGGGCTCAGGGACGAGCACAATACCTCAGCTTTCTCTTTGACCAAAAAACAAGTGTCAAAAAGGGAACCTCAGAGAtgcttttccttcttccatGCACCAAAACTCGAATCACTAGGATAGTTgtacttttttcttctttttgttctttttcattcattaattACGTAAGGTGGATTATTTTAagctaatttttatttttatgtttggCCAAGAACTATAATTGCTAATGTTAGTTTAATGTCCTATATAGAGTCTACAATTAATTGTCGGCAGaaatctttttaatttttttgggtaGTGAACTTTTAGTTTTAAATTCTTGAAATTGACTGCCGCTTATGATGGCTCGACTGAAACATGCTTCATTATGTCGCAGCAACAAGGACGCTGCAATACCAAAAtaagttcattttattttattttgtaatttttgccaaaattctTGGTGTGGATGATTTTAATGCAGTAAATGATCCTTGACGCGATTAGATAAATAGTTTGGTGGTTGCAGGGGCTCTGAATTTTGCAGTACATTCACACGGTTGCATGTGGCATGGTTTATACGAGTGGGGGCCTAATTACAAGAAGAGATTGTCCTTTTTCTTGATTGTCAAGTATGGGTGACATGGGTCCAAAGACATTGAACACCTAGAAGGATTGGTCTAGCTTGATGATTGACTGTACAACAATAGGCACATTAATTTAATTCACGAGGGTTGGGTGGTGCATACCTAGCTAATGGGGCACATTACAATTTTTCCAGTATGCCCAATCGGGTTGGTGGTTGCAATCTGATCTGTTATTTTTAGTAATAAATGAATGCTGACACAGATTTGAATGTGCAGTATTCTCGCCTGAATAATACAGTTAACAGCCAGTACAGAGGCTGCACGGTTGCCACGGGCAGCGCTGCCGCCGTGGTTGGTGGGGGTGGAAAGACTGTTGGAAGGTGGTTAAAGGAtaggagagagaagaagaaagaggaaaCGAGGACTCATAATGCACAGCTCCATGCTGCTGTTTCGGTTGCGGGAGTAGCTTCTGCTATTGCAGCAATTGCTGCAGCAACTGCGGCCTCGTCTGCACAGGGAAAGGATGAAAATATGGCTAAGACTGATATGGCTGTGGCCTCAGCCGCCACGTTGGTGGCTGCACAATGTGTGGAGGCTGCTGAGGTATTGGGGGCTGAGCGCGAACATCTGGCTTCAGTTGTTAGTTCTGCCGTTAATGTCCGTTCTGCTGGTGACATCATGACCTTAACAGCAGCTGCAGCAACTGGTATAGAAATATTTGGAATTCCAAAGTTTCCAATATCAAGTTTTCTTCATACATGCTGATTGCTAATCTTTCGACTTCGGGATTCTATTATCAATGCTCATTTTGATAATTGTTACCTTGCTTTTACAacaacaaatttaaaatatgCTCTTTATTTTTTGGTAATCCTTATCCGatggattgttatttttctaGCCTTGCGTGGCGCTGCAACACTGAAGGCAAGGACATTGAAAGAGGTTTGTTATATTGCATCTGTGATTCCAATGGAGAAAGGGATGGGAGTAGGAAATGGCGGCAATGGGGGAAGTAATGGTAGTTCAAATGGTAGCTTCAGTGGTGAGCTTGTTCCTGAAGAGAATTTCCTTGGAATCTGTAGCAGGGAATTGCTTGCCAGAGGTTGTGAGCTCCTAAAGCGCACTCGCAAAGGTAACTACAGTTTCTGCTCTTTGGCCTACCCATGATCCAATGGAAAAGCTTGAAGGTGTACGATTAACAATTTGCCAGATCAAATCTTCTTTTAAGCATTTTGTCAATGTTCCTTGTATTTTTTGCTGGTGGCTTGGCAGTCTCACTTGTAGTAACTTGAATGCAGGAGATCTCCATTGGAAAATAGTGTCTGTTTACATCAACAGAATGGGTCAGGTGTGTTTCTGCTTATGATTGGATAACTGTGGTTTAATAAGTTACTACagatcaagttttgaacttttGTGATGATTTTGTTTACCCCCTTGACATTTTAGTGGCAAACTCAAAGCTCTACACAATTATTCCTCTAGAAAATGTGTTGATCTTATACAAATATTGAACAAGACTTGTGCgctttattttttcaatttggtCGATAAATTGACAGCTCTCTATTTCTTTTCCGCAGGTGATGCTTAAGATGAAGAGCAGGCACGTAGCTGGGACcattacaaaaaagaaaaagagtaagTTGTTAAagctcttgtttttctctcatGATATCAACAGAATTGGAGGTGGTGGGTCTTCCTTCTATTTGGGGATTTGGGAAAGTCATTAGCAACCGAGTGGAAGAAAGTTAAGAAAAGTTGCCATCTTTAATCTTTGCTcgctttttgaattttttgtagaTGTGGTGCTGGAAGTTCTGAAAGATATTCCGGCTTGGCCCGGCCGCCACTTGCTTGAGGGCGGTGAGAACCTGAGATACTTTGCATTGAAGACGGTGTTGCGAGGAGTCGTCGAATTCGAGTGCCGGAATCAGAGAGACTATGATATGTGGACTCAAGGCGTCTCCAGGTTACTTGCCATAGCTGCAGAGAAGAACAATAGGCATATACTTTAGATTCTTACTTGCTGCTATATAGTATTCTAGCAGCAGATGATGAGTAACTTAGCAGTGTTTGTAGAATAATTTTGGAAGTGGTGGTGGGATTGTGTTTTTTTTCTTCGTCTCCTATTGTAAAAAGAGAGAATTAAAGTTTCAAAGTATAAGCTGTCCAAATGGGGTCTTCCCTTTATTTGGAGAATGAAATCTTGGTCTTCTGTTCTTTAATCTCTTTGAATCCTTACTTTTTAAAGTGAGAACTGATAGGAAACCATGTGATCCAAAAAACCCTTTGTTTCATTCATTTTtgtggaaaagaaaaggggtatCTTGGACTGAGGCGGTCAAAAAGAGGAGGAGAGAGTCCCCATCTAATCTTTATTTACAGAGATAAGGACACGGGCTTGATTCTAATGCGCTTTATCTATtgtcttttgcttttctttgcCTCCAATTACTATTAAGGGGATGGGATCATGGCCTCTGATCAAAATATTAATAAGATGGTAACTCGAGCACTTTTGGCTCATAGGTTTTTGACTTCACAGATGGAGAAGGTGAGACGAAATAAAATGATGAATGataataaaaggaaatttgggGTGGTActttattgttaattttgagGGAACTTGAAGAAAGTACCTTAATCCGGCATTTGAAACACGTATAGGTACTACTGAGTATTGCTTCTTCGCGGTAGTATGATGAGATGACTTGAGAAGTCTATATTGGACATCTGGTAAAAGAGCCCATGTTGGAAGTGGTGAGCATTAAGTGGGAGACTTGTAGTTCAAAGTTTACAGTTCATCAAGAACTCAGAAAAGAACTGGTTTTTCTTCAACTTCAGTCAACCAATAAACCGTTCCTCAACAAATCAGTCCACAATCTACAAATGATCTTCCTATAGTTCTAAGAAGCAGTTTGAGCaatatgataaaaacaagcacaAGCTGCTCTGAGCTGGGGTCTGCGAAGCTTTTAACCTGGAATTCACAAACCCGCACGCTACTTATCAACGATCCGTAGCCAAACATGTGTTCCGAATGGCGAATGGTCAGAAGGAAGGGGGCTAAATTGAGGATGAGCAATGCAGAGCAAACAGTCTACATTTGACCACCAAGAAGCTGAAGATGAATACTTCCCATGAGTTTTTACTTTAGAGTCACAAACAACAAGTAAAACGAGGGATGTGTTGGGTGATACAGGGAGAGAGAGTGTAAGTAAGAGGTTTCGAATTCAAGACCTTGCACTTGCACTCTTTAATATaagtgtgtgtatatatatatagaagcAAAATGAGAATGCTTGTAAATGCATAGAAGcaaaactaacaaactattgtTGATTTTTAGAAAGTGACTCTTATTTTGactaaaaagtgaaaatataacattaaccaTGAGACCGATGAAGTATGTGCTTTCGACTAATTCATGACCTCCTTGACTAATGGATTTTGTCTTTAGGAACAAGAGCAACTCGAACTAAAATAGATATTAAAACTCTGCCAAATCTGTTATACGGGCTTGAAAAAATTAAGCTCAACTAAATTAACTTGACAAAACATCTAATTATTTGGTAAAATGTACAAATAGTTGCAAGAACCTGCTATTGCCACATGAATTGGACCCGCATTGTTTGGTCACCATAAGATTTGAACATTGTATGAGAAAATGTCTAGAAAAATTTATCAcaattgtttgttttgaaaaaagtAACTGGAAGTGTAACAGGCAAACACCTCTTGACCTTCAAATTGTGCAATTTGGAGAATTTGCGAATTTGAAGCCCAGGTTTCGGATTGGTGCCAGCTAACTCTCTGGTATACATGGGCAATTAggaaaattcaacttttgatgTCTAAAGTTTTGCATTAGGATGACCTACGATGTTTGTGAAGAGCGGCATTTGAAAGCCTAAATCAAATGATCTCGCAAGTGTTTCATCAAAAACGGCTGCAAGATGGTTATCCAACTTAGAATACTTGAGCAACTGGTAAAACGAGTTCAGTGGATGAAACATTCCGGATCTGTAATCCTCAGACGCCTCATTTTCATGAATGGAACCCTGCTAGTTAGATTCTAGAATGCTACCAAATGGAGACCCTTATAAGCGTAGTTTTATTGGATTAAACCAGAATTATTCAATCACCATACCACCGATCCATGCAGGACAACATACATCGATAAAGATGAGGGACAATGGTTTAATTTCTACGAGGGAATGGTCAGAAGAATATAAATCATACTGCCCCATTGTAGATGTGATCAGATGTATTAAAAGGAAAATGCTAGCTAAACTCGTTCTGATGTGCTTTTCCTGTGTTTGTGACATAAACAtcaaataaaactaataataCTCTACTACAACAATGATCAAGAAAAAGTTCCTGATGCAaacaaattcatgcaaaaaATACTCTACATTTTGCAAAGATATAAGAAACTGCTAAATCATCAAGAAAGAGAGATTCAATGAAGAGCAGGAAGAAATAATTAACATACTAAATATATATAGCAGGACATTTAAACTTAACACGAACGCAGAATCAAGAACAAATTAATCCCCCATAGACCAAAACTATTCCGTTAGGAGTAAAACATGTACTAATTGCGCTCATTAATCAAGAAACTTTCTGAAGAAAAAAATGCCAATTAACAATCACACCCAGAAACACAGAGTGATAGGCAAACAGAACGTTACATGGAATAACTAACGCAATGATACAAATCAGCACGAAAATTTGTCATATTCATATAACTCAAACAACAAGTACTCCACATCAGGAAAATACTAAAGTAATTACTAAAattatcatgaaaatgagattatatgaagaagaagaatgagGAATTACGTGTCAGGGGCACCATGCAAACAGAGATTAAGGTGATGAATCCTCCAGGCCAAGTCTGCATGAAAGTCGTAAGCGGATGGATGAAGAACATAGTGCAAGCCACCCCAGAAGTGGTCAGCAGCTGCAAGCAGAGAATCAGATAGACTTTTCTGATGAAAGCCCATCTCAGGTTAGGATCTTCAACCATTCTTGGGAAAATCTGAACATTGTGGAAACAACCCAGAAAATCTGAATGGGATTCTGGAATCTTTGTAGTGTTTGGGGGAAGTGCAGAGTAGTAAGGTGGCTAGCAGAGAATTGGTGCTTGGTGATGCAATATATTATCATTGACTTTCGgcatttttcactttcttgggatttttttaaaatgcaGAAATTTGCAGTTGGCAGAGTTATAATTTTGATCTTTATGTTTTGGAATTTGGACCAGTATCATATAAATCCCTCATTTCTGTGCCCTCATATTTCACAAGAAGTTCcctatagtttttttttttttcaaaattaaagtCTAGTGCGTCATATCTTGATTTTCATAAATTTAGCTTTAAATGTTCTCATGTGATGCGTGTAATTATATTAAAGTAAGATCAAATGTGTGAAAGTTGTATAAGAgagattgaaaaaaataaagtagtacaaaacaaaaacactgtgTGTAAAATGGCTATCCATATTCTTTGATATTGTTGGATGATTCAGAGTCTTTTGCTTTGAGAGGTCTAatatttcatgttttgagtataCTAATTCTTTATAATTTTAGGAGTATTTActgagtttttaaaatatttggtTATATTAGATTCCTGTTAATTGTTAGGATACGCATGAGAGAAGAAttataatttttggagaaatttATAAAGTTTGCTAGCGAaagtcaatgagatgagattTACAGCCACGAAATATTTATTCTGATTCAAGATGGTGCTTGCGGAAAATGTTGTTGCGATTTACAGCCATGGAGATACTGATTTGTCTTCAATTTATTGATTACTTGAACTCATTGATCCTCGTCTGCAGCCTACGGTTTTGGTCAATGTGTTTACACTCAACGTCTTATTACTCTTAATTTCCTTTAGTTTTCATCTTCAATTCAGTCGTAATTTTCTTGACTCCTTATTAAGTATCATTTATTGCAAGTTGAAAATGAAACTTTGCATTCAATAATCGAGTATTTGAGAAGGATTAAATTGTTGCATCTCCAAGACATGTGTCTTACAAAGAATACTTTTCCATTTCGCTTTTATACTTTGTTCAGGTTGAGTCGAGGCCACTTAGAAATTGTGATTTTGTTTGCTGTGGTACAATTGTCTTGTTTGATTAATCTTCATTCAAGTGTTTTCATTGACAACGTCTATTCACACTTACCAATCTTTGTGCAGGTTCATTCAACATAGCTTGGAAAATAGTGAAATCTTTTAGTGAAGACATCAGAAGCAGGAGTGTTTGGATatcaaaattatctcaaataatatttcgcttgcatcacaaacacatttttcaacctacctttttatatttccaactactttttatctcacatacatcacatcacaaaaagtactacagtaattattccaaataatattttaaataatacactatccaaacaaacccgtATGGCTACTATGACAGAATGGGACATGAACAAATGACCATCTCTTCGCAGTAATGGTGACACCTATAACAGCATATTTGGTCTACTTATGCTATATATATTTAAGGAAGCGAAaaccaaagaaaagaagagTTTTTTATGTATACTACTAAAGAATTTTTAGACTAAGAATATTATGTATACATGTGCCTTTATgtgcatatttttttttgttgcatctATGCGTTTATTAAAGCACAGAAAATATAACTGAAGAAAGAGTAGATAGAACATTTTTAGTTGGAGCAGTCCAGCCACTGGGAGTTTCAATCTAACCGGTTTTGAATTCCTCTCTTCCTTTAGAGGTGCAAATAGTTCTTTTATAATATTTATACTTGTCACTTGTAAGTGAGTATAAATTGTACATAGAATTATGCAAAACAAAGTCTTCAAAAATATGGTAAAGATTTTTTATGTAGCCAACGAATTAATCAGCAAAGTTTTCATGCACAAATTTGTCACCAAGTTTTTCTTCTAGCATGAAGAATATACTATTGGGTTGTTCTGTTCTAAGATTAAAATCCATTGGAAAGCATATAACTAGGGTGGGCTTAAGCAATAACTGAACACGTTAATGCTTATTTATTCAACAAATCCTAGTTGAACAAAGTGGTATTTCCATATTCGTTGCGTATTATGATTTTGAAATTCtattttaatgaatttgaatacaaaaattatttcaaatataaATTTACTTGGCCACCACCACATTTTATAGTCCTCACCCTAGAATCAGAATTATCCTTGTTAGAGGAGTGATTAGGCGGGGACCTAGAGCTTGTTGGTTCCCTAATTGAAGTAACCCTTATTGCCTTATCATCGTCATCTCCAGATTCTACAATGCCACTAAGAGTTGTTGCTGCAATTCGAGTTGCCTTGAGGGGAGTCACTGTAGTGTCTAGCAAACTCCTTTCTTCTTGAGTCCGATGCGACCAAGAGCTTGTTTGTTCCCTAATTGAAGTACCCGTCATTGTTTTCTTATGAATCACTTTCATGCTAGAATTGGCACTTTTTTGATTTCAAGAATTTGTTTAGTTAAGGAATCATCATCACAAGAGGATGACTCGGAAGGGGGAAGGGATGACTCAGGAGGCTTGTCCATGATTGAGGTTCTTGGCAGATGGAGATATTGGTTCGGAGAAATGCAGATGGAGATTCTTGGATTCTTGGTGGATGgaaattttggtttcaagaaATGCAGAAGGAGAGGAGAATATTGATTTTTTGGTATCGAACGTTTGAAGAATGGATCAAAATAGAAGTGCTTATATAGGTTTGTATTTCTGGTTGTGACCGttgattatttaaaaaaatgatggTGGAATGATGTCGTCTTAGTCTATCTAATTATTTGTTACTATGCTGAAATTGCAGTGTTTTGCAATTGGGGTTTTGATATTGCAATGTTTTGGCAAACAAAATGAAACATGGGCAAATTCGTCATTGATGCGTAGCAATTTACATAACAAGAAATAGAGTATCGAGTACACCATACTAATATTCCCTGATATATTTGATTAATTCAAAGTCTAAAAACCTTGACCTTCAAGTGCGTTGAcactagctttaatttggttgAGTGACGATTTCGCAAAAATAGCCTTAGCcctactaatatcttttctcaACATAAGTGTACAAGGAAGGAACAGTCCtatgctatttttttttattttttttgtttctaaaaatcaGAGGAGTAGAGTCTAAGATGATGAACAGAGGACTGAAGTTACAGAGTGAATTTCAGTTATGCGACCTGTGcgatgtatattttttttaaacgctGATTTTTACAAAATTACATTTGCCTAATATAAGATGTCATTATTACTACACAATGATACATATACtaatattaataaaaattcatcaatgCATAAAATCAATCAGATTATGTCTTGTACTATTTTTCTTTACAGCCTCAATTAACTCTTTGTACGAGTGTTTCTAGaccaaataaattttaaaaccCTCCAAATAATTTCTTAAGAATAACACCTTATTTACTAATTACCATATGCACTAATCCAAAAGCATGCATAACCATAGGATGAAAAAGCCAAAAAACTAATGTATAAGGGAATTGGTCATTGACTCATGATCCGAATACTCGTGATATATATTTCCAGTTGTGTTATGTTGAATTCTTGGTAGAAATTATAAAATCCCAGCACAATTAATAACCTCTTTCAATTTCATGAAATGACACTGGTGAGCTCGAGATATACTACTATTACAAATATATTAGTTCCTCTCATTACATTTGTTTCATAcatgtgtaaaaaaaaaaaaccccaaaaaaatgaaaaaaagcaTAGCAACTACATTTTTGGAAGTCATAATTAATATTCAATCTACCAATATCAAGAAGCAAAAGCGAATCAAAGCAAGATGGCAACGAACACTCTTGATGATCCTTTTAcacttcctttttcttctacTCAGCAGCTAAAGATGGCCTAAAGCTAACCATTTATTCACCGTCAAGGATACTTAAGAATGCCAAAAATAGATTAACGATGTCAGAATAAAGTGCAGTTGCAGCTAGGAGGTATTCATCATAGTCAAAACGCTTGATCAGGTTGTCAGTGTCGTATATCAGGAAACCACTAAACACCAGCGCTGCTGCAGATCCAGCTATCAGTGACCCTAATCTTCCCATGGGAAAGAGGATCTGTTTATccacaaaatgaaaaacaaaatgtTAAACCAGTCCAAGAACTTGCTTATGATGCAGACAATAACTTTGTTATAGACATCTAGTGCGTGGCAGAAGATAGAAGTTTAGGgtttattctattttatttttttttaatgtatttgAAATTGTGTGTTTTtgaagttttttattttttttttgggaatttgtTAGTGTAGATCCCACAAACAAAAAAGTTCGTGAGAAAAATAGCAAATCCAAATGGAGCTCTTAGCTCTACCCTAAGGTGATGTACCCATTAGTCTATCTAAAGCAAATAAATCCTTAATTTGACTTGTGAATTatgttgtttaattatttaaattcaTGCCATGTAGATGTAGTGATGGTCATCAAGGAAAATATCAAAAACTATATATGCACTctaatcttttttatttttttcttttcatcaaaAACTACCCTATTGTGGTGAATTTAAGCTCTTTCATGCATTATACATTCATAGGCATATTTCCAATTGCATTATATTTTACTCTTGGTAGAATCTACGTATGGAGTTCTAAATAGTGTTTAACATATGCTTAAATAAACCGATTGATTAGTTAGAGATAATATTATACCAATTACATTATAAGCTAAGTGAAATAGAAATGAATCAGAAACATGAAGAGTCTAATGTAACATACTCGAATAACACTAAAAGCAATGAGCACCAGAAGGGCGCAGAGTAAGAATGGCCCCAAAAAGCTAAAATCCTGGCCTCTTTTTGCTGCCCAGAATGTGTAGAGGGTAAGACCAGCAGTCACCAGCACCGTTAGAGCAGCAGCTTGCAAGACAATTTCACCTATAACCACAGCTCAGTTAGCAAAAATTTGGCCTTCCTGCTTAAACTATATTAATAAGAATTGTTTAACCTTTTAACCTCAATTAACCTCATTGAAACTTCATAAACCAACATAAGAAAGTGCTATACTTGGATGTT
It contains:
- the LOC113765795 gene encoding VAN3-binding protein-like, which encodes MDRLQPMFRPPETPREPMEFLSRSWSVSALEVSKALAPSQVLAKAVSGGGGAVNVSLTAPLLNGGGSIPEDIVGELEESAAVSGNPFSFASSETSQLVMERIMSQSQEVSPRTSGRLSHSSGPLNGGQSCGSLSDSPPVSPSEIDDKYSRLNNTVNSQYRGCTVATGSAAAVVGGGGKTVGRWLKDRREKKKEETRTHNAQLHAAVSVAGVASAIAAIAAATAASSAQGKDENMAKTDMAVASAATLVAAQCVEAAEVLGAEREHLASVVSSAVNVRSAGDIMTLTAAAATALRGAATLKARTLKEVCYIASVIPMEKGMGVGNGGNGGSNGSSNGSFSGELVPEENFLGICSRELLARGCELLKRTRKGDLHWKIVSVYINRMGQVMLKMKSRHVAGTITKKKKNVVLEVLKDIPAWPGRHLLEGGENLRYFALKTVLRGVVEFECRNQRDYDMWTQGVSRLLAIAAEKNNRHIL